One region of bacterium genomic DNA includes:
- a CDS encoding PorV/PorQ family protein, with translation MRFNINKGYILSLVAALVIPAALSADSGSTLTNPLRGRVADFSSVGNRAAEFLTLPVGARGIAMGGAFAAQADDISAVYWNPAGVAFIEGPQVFFNHVDMPLDFSLDYTAGAMPLLDGRLVLGGFFGILNIAEEEITTIESPDGTGAYYDGYSLQYGATLSFNFSDRFSAGINVKGVRESIYQMSGNAIAFDMGTNYHTNLFEKPVRVSFVISNLGSNIRLFGENLFIQIKPQEIYSDRLMDGAGNRIFHRDNRNAYYSTSRFSLPTSFMAAMAMDVYSSSDMRWTLAGQFAENNYMPTSFAVGTELARTMSSRFSGALRWGWSIERDEVGLDGGDQMRGLSAGGGIEYRIYKDIALAVDYAYRDWGRLTQNHVFTLSWKMQ, from the coding sequence ATGCGCTTTAACATAAATAAAGGCTACATCCTCAGCCTGGTGGCAGCCCTGGTCATACCCGCGGCGTTGTCGGCCGACAGCGGGTCGACTCTGACCAATCCGCTGCGTGGCCGGGTGGCCGATTTCTCGAGTGTCGGTAACCGCGCGGCCGAGTTCCTGACTCTGCCCGTGGGCGCCCGGGGTATCGCCATGGGCGGTGCTTTCGCCGCCCAGGCGGACGATATCTCGGCGGTTTACTGGAACCCGGCGGGGGTGGCGTTCATCGAGGGCCCGCAGGTGTTTTTCAACCATGTGGACATGCCCCTGGATTTCTCGTTAGACTACACCGCCGGGGCGATGCCCCTGTTGGACGGCCGCCTGGTCCTGGGTGGCTTCTTCGGAATCCTCAACATCGCCGAGGAGGAGATCACGACCATCGAGTCTCCGGACGGCACCGGGGCGTACTACGACGGTTACAGTCTGCAGTACGGGGCCACGCTGTCGTTCAATTTCAGCGACCGGTTCTCGGCCGGCATCAATGTCAAGGGTGTGCGCGAGTCGATCTACCAGATGAGCGGAAACGCCATCGCCTTCGACATGGGCACCAACTATCACACCAACCTGTTCGAGAAGCCGGTCCGGGTCTCTTTCGTCATCTCGAACCTGGGGAGCAACATCCGCCTGTTCGGCGAGAACCTGTTCATCCAGATCAAGCCGCAGGAAATTTACAGTGACCGTCTGATGGACGGGGCCGGCAACCGGATTTTCCATCGTGACAACCGGAACGCCTATTACAGCACCAGCCGGTTCAGTCTGCCGACCAGCTTCATGGCCGCCATGGCCATGGATGTCTACAGCTCCAGTGACATGCGCTGGACCCTGGCCGGCCAGTTCGCCGAGAACAACTACATGCCCACCTCGTTCGCGGTGGGCACCGAGCTGGCCCGCACGATGAGCTCCCGTTTCTCCGGCGCCCTGCGCTGGGGCTGGAGCATCGAGCGGGATGAGGTGGGCCTGGACGGCGGCGATCAGATGCGCGGCCTGAGCGCCGGCGGCGGCATCGAGTACCGTATCTACAAGGACATCGCCCTGGCCGTGGACTACGCCTACCGTGACTGGGGCCGTCTGACCCAGAACCATGTTTTCACCCTGTCCTGGAAGATGCAGTGA
- the tpx gene encoding thiol peroxidase, whose product MSERKGAVTFKGNPLTLVGNEIKAGDKAPEVSLWTTDLQEMKISDLKGSLVVLSAVPSLDTPVCNLETKRFSKEAARLGDVRFVTVSRDTPFAINRWANTECIENLLFLSDFRCGEFGQAYGILIKELSLLARTVFVIDKTGVVRYVQLVREVADEPDYDAILEQLKKLS is encoded by the coding sequence ATGAGTGAAAGAAAAGGTGCGGTAACCTTCAAGGGTAATCCGCTGACACTGGTGGGCAATGAGATCAAGGCCGGAGACAAGGCCCCCGAGGTCAGCCTCTGGACCACCGACCTGCAGGAAATGAAAATCTCGGACCTCAAGGGCAGCCTGGTCGTGCTGAGCGCGGTTCCCTCGCTGGACACCCCGGTCTGCAACCTGGAGACCAAGCGTTTCAGCAAGGAGGCGGCCCGCCTGGGTGATGTCCGGTTCGTCACGGTCAGCCGGGACACCCCCTTTGCGATCAATCGCTGGGCCAACACCGAGTGCATCGAGAACCTGCTGTTCCTGTCCGATTTCCGCTGCGGCGAGTTCGGCCAGGCCTACGGTATCCTGATCAAGGAGCTGAGCCTGCTGGCCCGCACCGTGTTCGTGATCGACAAGACGGGGGTGGTGCGCTATGTGCAACTGGTGCGCGAGGTGGCGGATGAGCCGGACTATGACGCCATTCTGGAGCAGCTGAAAAAGCTTTCCTGA
- the nifS gene encoding cysteine desulfurase NifS, which yields MSRTVYLDNNATTMIAPEVVAAMQPYLTDFYGNPSSMHSFGGGVRRQVDQARASVAALFNATPEEIIFTAGGSEGDNQAILGTLELLPSNKRHFITTRVEHPAVREVGHYLRDQRGYRLTELPVDSDGALDLEQLERSIAEDTGLISVMWANNETGVIFPIEKIAAIAKARGVLFHTDAVQVAGKLPIDLKKIPVDLLSMSGHKIHAPKGIGALYVREGTKINPLIHGGHQENGKRAGTENVPGIIGLGRAAELALDGMSEESGRVRALRDRLEKGLLASCTDSRVNGRNRLHNTLNVSFEFIEGESILLMLDEYGICASSGSACASGSLEPSYVLRALGIPFTAVHGSIRFSLSRYTTDEDIDAVLERMPGIVDRLREISPFVQKEA from the coding sequence GTGAGCCGTACAGTCTATCTCGACAACAATGCAACGACAATGATCGCCCCGGAAGTCGTGGCGGCAATGCAACCCTATCTGACCGATTTCTACGGCAACCCATCGAGCATGCACAGTTTCGGCGGGGGCGTGCGCCGTCAGGTGGACCAGGCCCGCGCCAGCGTGGCCGCCCTGTTCAACGCCACGCCCGAGGAGATCATTTTCACCGCCGGCGGCTCCGAGGGCGACAACCAGGCCATCCTGGGCACCCTTGAGCTCTTGCCATCGAACAAGCGGCATTTCATCACCACCCGGGTGGAGCACCCGGCCGTGCGCGAGGTGGGCCATTACCTGCGCGACCAGCGTGGCTACCGTCTGACCGAGCTGCCGGTGGACAGCGACGGCGCTCTGGACCTGGAGCAACTGGAGCGCTCGATTGCCGAGGACACCGGCCTGATCAGCGTGATGTGGGCCAACAACGAGACCGGGGTGATCTTTCCCATCGAGAAGATCGCGGCCATAGCCAAGGCGCGTGGGGTGCTGTTCCACACGGATGCCGTGCAGGTGGCGGGCAAGCTGCCCATCGACCTGAAAAAAATCCCGGTGGACCTGCTGTCCATGTCCGGCCACAAGATACACGCCCCCAAGGGTATCGGCGCGCTCTACGTGCGCGAGGGCACCAAGATCAACCCGCTGATCCACGGCGGGCACCAGGAGAACGGCAAGCGGGCCGGCACGGAGAACGTGCCCGGGATCATCGGGCTGGGACGGGCGGCGGAGCTGGCCCTGGACGGCATGTCCGAGGAGAGCGGGCGGGTGCGCGCCCTGCGTGACCGTCTGGAAAAAGGCCTCCTGGCCAGTTGCACGGACTCGCGGGTCAACGGCAGGAACCGTCTGCACAACACGCTCAACGTGAGCTTCGAGTTCATCGAGGGCGAGTCGATCCTGCTGATGCTGGACGAGTACGGAATTTGCGCCTCCAGCGGCTCGGCTTGCGCCAGCGGCTCCCTGGAGCCCAGCTACGTGCTGCGCGCCCTGGGCATACCGTTCACCGCGGTGCACGGCTCCATCCGTTTCAGCCTCAGCCGCTACACCACGGATGAGGACATCGACGCAGTGCTGGAGCGCATGCCCGGGATCGTGGACCGCCTGCGCGAGATTTCCCCGTTCGTGCAGAAAGAGGCCTGA
- a CDS encoding Rrf2 family transcriptional regulator, producing MDMLRLSEAASLALHTMVFLSGHPEGQASAREIARDLNVSEAHLAKVLQRLARYGLVNSVRGPKGGFSIAPGRDNATLLDIYEAIEGPIPDRKCLRSTSICTGKHCIFGNLLEDVNKQVKDYMAETSLPDLAETFGGRVETVS from the coding sequence ATGGACATGCTCAGGTTGTCGGAAGCAGCCTCGCTGGCGCTGCACACAATGGTGTTCCTGTCCGGTCATCCGGAGGGCCAGGCCTCGGCGCGCGAGATCGCGCGCGACCTGAATGTCTCGGAGGCCCACCTGGCCAAAGTGCTGCAGCGTCTGGCGCGCTACGGCCTGGTCAACTCGGTGCGCGGGCCAAAGGGGGGGTTCAGTATCGCGCCGGGACGGGACAACGCCACACTGTTAGACATCTACGAGGCGATAGAGGGCCCTATCCCGGACCGCAAATGCTTGCGCAGCACCAGTATCTGCACCGGAAAGCACTGCATTTTCGGGAACCTGCTGGAGGACGTGAACAAGCAGGTCAAGGACTACATGGCCGAGACCAGCTTGCCCGACCTGGCGGAAACATTCGGAGGTAGAGTTGAGACAGTCTCGTAG
- a CDS encoding 4Fe-4S binding protein, whose translation MRQSRSVIRIDEDLCNGCGQCVTACAEGAIQVIEGKARLVSETYCDGLGACLGHCPQGAITVEERPAEAFDAEAVKTHLAVQAIASAAPKAEPKVASHFQGCPGSLARMLQGGESKTDGRSPREAGTGKQPSQLRNWPVQLKLAPLSAPYYQGADILLSADCAPFSYADFHGRFLAGKLALVGCPKLDEVQLYESKLSQILAGNAVRSLEVVYMEVPCCTGLAFMARRAIQATGRDIPLRLTRIGIRGEILETVDQPRVAV comes from the coding sequence TTGAGACAGTCTCGTAGCGTGATCCGGATCGACGAGGATCTGTGCAACGGCTGCGGCCAGTGCGTGACCGCCTGCGCCGAGGGCGCGATACAAGTGATCGAAGGCAAGGCGCGCCTGGTCAGTGAGACTTACTGCGATGGTCTGGGGGCCTGCCTGGGGCACTGCCCGCAGGGGGCGATAACCGTTGAGGAGCGTCCGGCCGAGGCGTTCGATGCAGAAGCGGTCAAGACACACCTGGCGGTGCAGGCAATTGCATCGGCTGCGCCGAAAGCCGAGCCAAAAGTGGCGAGCCACTTCCAGGGCTGCCCAGGTTCGTTGGCGCGGATGCTTCAAGGTGGCGAGAGCAAGACGGATGGGCGGTCACCCCGGGAAGCCGGAACCGGCAAACAGCCATCGCAACTGCGCAACTGGCCGGTGCAGCTCAAGCTGGCCCCGCTCAGCGCGCCCTACTACCAGGGGGCGGACATTCTCTTGAGCGCCGACTGCGCGCCGTTCTCGTACGCCGATTTCCACGGCAGGTTCCTGGCTGGCAAGCTGGCCCTGGTGGGCTGCCCCAAGCTGGATGAGGTGCAGCTCTACGAGAGCAAGCTTAGCCAGATCCTGGCCGGCAACGCGGTCCGTTCGCTCGAAGTGGTCTACATGGAGGTGCCCTGCTGCACGGGCCTGGCGTTCATGGCGCGACGGGCGATCCAGGCCACGGGACGGGATATCCCGCTGCGCCTGACCCGGATCGGCATCCGGGGCGAGATACTCGAAACTGTGGACCAGCCCAGGGTGGCAGTCTGA
- a CDS encoding heavy-metal-associated domain-containing protein gives MPVETLELGVNGMSCGHCAARVEKFIRQQVQSVEDVKVDLEGRKVTVRCDTSKAGVKEIAAAVEAAGYSPVLP, from the coding sequence ATGCCGGTCGAGACTTTGGAACTCGGAGTGAATGGAATGAGTTGCGGCCACTGCGCCGCGCGCGTGGAGAAATTCATCCGTCAGCAGGTGCAGTCGGTGGAGGATGTGAAGGTGGACCTGGAGGGCCGCAAGGTCACGGTCCGCTGTGATACCTCCAAGGCTGGAGTGAAAGAGATCGCCGCCGCGGTCGAAGCGGCAGGCTACAGTCCGGTCCTGCCGTAG
- the mutM gene encoding bifunctional DNA-formamidopyrimidine glycosylase/DNA-(apurinic or apyrimidinic site) lyase, whose product MPELPEVETIARQLAPHLEGRVIRSVEVLDRKLDSPALGQLEGRRIVRVHRLGKQVLMEMSALSGADSPLWLCFHLRMSGRLIMDGCQGGQKEKHLRASLHLDRGTLHFYDLRRFGLMRVANSPREAVPGGLDPLTPEFTTERLAAMLAGARGEIKPWLLRQDRLAGIGNIYASEILFDCRINPRRAPGSLSAEEIKRLHASTVRILKLAIENCGTTFSDFQDSRGESGSFQNLLAVYGREGEPCKACARPITRIVQQQRSTFFCESCQRT is encoded by the coding sequence ATGCCCGAGCTTCCCGAGGTGGAAACAATCGCCCGTCAGTTGGCACCGCACTTGGAGGGGCGGGTGATCCGGTCGGTGGAGGTGCTGGACAGAAAGCTGGACAGTCCTGCCCTGGGCCAGTTGGAGGGGCGGAGGATAGTGCGGGTGCACCGTCTGGGCAAGCAGGTGCTTATGGAGATGTCCGCGTTGTCGGGAGCGGACAGCCCGCTCTGGTTGTGTTTTCACCTGCGCATGTCGGGACGGCTGATCATGGACGGCTGCCAGGGGGGGCAGAAAGAGAAGCACCTGCGGGCCAGTCTGCACCTGGACCGGGGAACCTTGCATTTCTACGACCTGCGGCGTTTCGGCCTGATGCGGGTGGCGAACTCACCGCGCGAGGCCGTGCCCGGCGGGCTGGACCCGCTCACTCCGGAGTTCACCACGGAGCGCCTGGCTGCGATGCTGGCCGGAGCACGCGGCGAGATCAAGCCCTGGCTTCTGCGCCAGGACCGTCTGGCCGGGATCGGCAACATCTACGCCTCCGAGATCCTTTTCGACTGCCGGATCAACCCGCGCCGCGCCCCCGGCTCGCTGAGTGCAGAGGAAATCAAACGTCTGCACGCCTCGACAGTACGGATCCTGAAACTGGCGATTGAAAACTGCGGGACCACGTTCTCGGATTTCCAGGACTCGCGCGGCGAGAGCGGCTCGTTCCAGAACCTTCTTGCGGTGTACGGCCGTGAGGGTGAGCCCTGCAAGGCCTGCGCTCGTCCGATCACCCGGATCGTGCAGCAGCAGCGCAGCACTTTTTTCTGCGAGTCCTGCCAGCGCACCTGA
- a CDS encoding FprA family A-type flavoprotein yields MRARKIADGIHWVGVIDPDRRLFEEITPLPDGTSYNSYLVRGKDKTVLIDTVEPEFKSILFERIDDAGGKDIDYIVSNHAEQDHSGSLPAALERFPRAKVLCTPKGRNMLLDLLPLDPERIETVEDGQTLDLGGRTLEFIHAPWVHWPETMFTYLREEGILFSCDLFGSHLATNDLFVTDRCRLLESAKRYYAEVMMPFSGPVRRNMEKIQDRTINIIAPSHGPLHDDPGFILDTYRDWAGEEPKNLVVVPYVSMHGSTKSMVTRFIESLVCRGVRVEFFNLAETDTGRLSMALVDAATVAFGSPNILNGMHPKVVYAAYLVNALRPKARFVSMIGSYGWGAKMEDQLHGLLKGLNIEMLDTVLTRGAPSEQDFTSLDFLAQTIADRHAAVCADWKKS; encoded by the coding sequence ATGCGAGCACGCAAAATAGCAGATGGAATCCACTGGGTCGGAGTGATCGACCCGGACCGCAGGCTGTTCGAGGAAATAACTCCGCTGCCGGATGGGACGAGCTACAACTCGTACCTTGTGCGCGGCAAGGATAAAACTGTGCTGATCGACACCGTGGAGCCGGAGTTCAAGTCCATATTGTTCGAGCGTATCGACGACGCCGGGGGGAAGGATATCGATTACATCGTGTCCAACCACGCCGAGCAGGACCATTCCGGCTCGCTCCCCGCGGCCCTGGAGCGTTTCCCACGGGCCAAGGTGCTCTGCACGCCCAAGGGGCGCAACATGCTGCTCGACCTTCTGCCCCTGGACCCCGAGCGGATCGAGACCGTGGAGGACGGCCAGACGCTCGACCTGGGCGGGCGCACCCTGGAGTTCATCCACGCCCCCTGGGTGCACTGGCCCGAGACCATGTTCACGTACCTGCGCGAGGAGGGGATTCTTTTCTCCTGCGACCTGTTCGGCTCGCACCTGGCCACGAACGACCTGTTCGTGACCGACCGCTGCCGTCTGCTGGAGTCGGCCAAACGCTACTACGCCGAGGTGATGATGCCGTTTTCCGGTCCGGTGCGCCGGAACATGGAAAAAATCCAGGACCGCACGATCAACATCATCGCACCCAGCCATGGGCCCCTGCACGATGACCCCGGGTTCATCCTGGACACCTACCGCGACTGGGCTGGCGAGGAGCCGAAAAACCTGGTGGTGGTTCCGTATGTTTCGATGCACGGCAGCACCAAGAGCATGGTCACGCGCTTCATCGAGTCCCTGGTCTGCCGCGGCGTGCGGGTGGAATTCTTCAACCTGGCCGAGACCGACACCGGCCGTCTGTCCATGGCCCTGGTGGATGCCGCCACGGTGGCGTTCGGCTCGCCCAATATCCTTAACGGCATGCACCCCAAGGTGGTCTACGCCGCCTACCTGGTCAACGCCCTGCGGCCCAAGGCCCGTTTCGTGTCGATGATCGGCTCGTACGGCTGGGGGGCGAAGATGGAGGACCAGCTCCACGGGTTGCTTAAGGGGCTCAATATAGAGATGCTCGACACGGTCCTCACCCGCGGCGCGCCCTCCGAGCAGGACTTCACCTCGCTGGATTTTCTGGCCCAGACCATCGCCGACCGTCACGCCGCTGTCTGTGCCGACTGGAAGAAAAGCTGA
- the nifU gene encoding Fe-S cluster assembly protein NifU has translation MWDYTDKVMDHFRHPRNVGFIKDADGVGEVGSMACGDALRLMFKLDEQGRIEDVKFQTFGCGSAIASASALTEMLRGKTLEEAEKLTNQDIAEFLGGLPEQKMHCSVLGREALEAAIENYRNGTIGQVQLEGRVVCICFGVTEEKIERAIRENGLSTVDQVTNYTKAGGGCGGCKDEIAQILERINGHLAVKESQPEVSKPKRKLTNIQKIQLIQETIDREIRPELKKDGGDVELVDVDGDKVILSLRGSCVECRVAQFTLKTLVEPKLKSFVSEDLVVVEAK, from the coding sequence ATGTGGGATTATACCGATAAAGTGATGGACCATTTCCGTCATCCGCGCAATGTCGGATTCATCAAGGATGCGGATGGGGTGGGGGAAGTGGGGTCGATGGCTTGCGGGGATGCTCTGCGCCTGATGTTCAAGCTGGATGAACAGGGCCGGATCGAGGATGTCAAATTCCAGACTTTCGGCTGCGGCAGCGCTATCGCCTCGGCCTCGGCCCTGACCGAGATGCTCAGGGGTAAGACCCTCGAAGAGGCGGAAAAGCTTACCAACCAGGACATAGCCGAATTCCTGGGCGGGCTGCCCGAGCAGAAAATGCACTGCTCCGTGCTGGGCCGCGAGGCCCTGGAAGCCGCTATCGAAAACTACCGCAACGGCACTATCGGCCAGGTGCAGCTCGAGGGCCGGGTGGTTTGCATCTGCTTCGGCGTGACCGAGGAGAAGATCGAGCGGGCGATCCGCGAGAACGGCCTCAGCACAGTGGACCAGGTGACCAACTACACCAAGGCCGGCGGCGGCTGCGGCGGCTGTAAGGATGAGATAGCCCAGATACTGGAGCGGATCAACGGCCACCTGGCGGTGAAAGAGAGCCAGCCCGAGGTGTCCAAACCCAAGCGCAAGTTGACCAACATTCAGAAAATCCAGCTTATCCAGGAAACAATTGACCGCGAGATCCGCCCCGAGCTGAAGAAGGACGGGGGGGATGTGGAACTGGTGGACGTGGACGGGGACAAGGTGATCCTCTCGCTGCGCGGCAGCTGTGTGGAATGCCGGGTGGCCCAGTTCACGCTCAAGACCCTGGTTGAACCCAAACTGAAGTCCTTCGTCTCGGAGGACCTGGTTGTGGTGGAGGCAAAGTGA
- a CDS encoding heavy metal translocating P-type ATPase — protein sequence MAERDVEIPILGMHCANCVAHVEKALTGGKVPGVLAASVNLASESARVRFDSARPDLEALAAAVEEAGYQAVLPRADESGVDGDTEQAAREAERRARRRELAVGLAFTAPLFLLGMFRDMPPLSAMSGAPWYDWLLLLLATPVQFYTGALFYRGAWHALADRTSNMDVLVALGASAAYFYSLAVLLLPAHAGAHGVYFETSAMIITLISLGKYLEAGARGRASLAIRALMDLTPREAAVLEADGTERKVPAGSVTPGMLILVRPGERFPVDGTVEHGESAVNESMLTGEPLPVDKNPGSIVFGGTVNGQGLLTVRATGVGESTALAQIVRLVRQAQAGKAPIQRLADRVAAVFVPAIIVIALLTFALWWSIGGQFVPAMVRLVAVLVIACPCALGLATPVAVMAAGGRGANIGVLFKDPASLERAARLDTLIFDKTGTLTRGEPVLAEWQTLGSFEPERVLRFAAAVESGSEHPLARAIVRGARERNIAFNRPEKFVSVSGQGVEALCEGTRVRAGKLEWVFGGGAPGRDIESLAAKLSDREGTVVALSLDGAPAALFALSDQIKENAGPTLDRIRALGIHTVLVTGDSRPAARAVATAVGIEAVEASVLPERKAEVVASFQARGRVTGFVGDGINDAPALAKADVGIAMGTGTDVALEAGDVTLVGGELAGLWRAVVLARATLKVIRQNLFWAFFYNLALIPAAAGALHWMAWLPAFLRDLHPMLAAAAMAASSLTVVGNSLRLSRLRF from the coding sequence ATGGCTGAGCGGGATGTGGAGATACCGATCCTGGGGATGCACTGCGCCAACTGCGTGGCGCACGTGGAAAAGGCCCTGACCGGCGGCAAGGTGCCGGGAGTGCTGGCGGCCTCGGTCAACCTGGCCAGCGAGAGCGCCCGGGTGCGTTTCGACTCCGCGCGCCCGGACCTGGAGGCCCTGGCCGCGGCGGTGGAGGAGGCGGGCTATCAGGCCGTGCTGCCACGGGCCGATGAGTCCGGGGTGGATGGAGATACCGAGCAGGCCGCGCGCGAGGCCGAGCGCCGCGCCCGGCGGCGCGAGCTGGCCGTGGGCCTGGCGTTCACCGCGCCGCTATTCTTGCTCGGGATGTTTCGCGACATGCCGCCTTTGAGCGCCATGTCCGGCGCACCCTGGTACGACTGGCTGCTACTGCTTCTCGCCACCCCGGTGCAGTTCTACACCGGCGCCCTGTTCTACCGCGGGGCCTGGCACGCCCTGGCCGACCGGACCTCGAACATGGATGTCCTGGTGGCCCTGGGCGCCTCGGCGGCCTATTTCTATTCTCTGGCGGTGCTGCTGCTGCCCGCCCATGCCGGAGCGCACGGGGTCTATTTCGAGACCTCGGCCATGATTATCACCCTGATCAGCCTGGGCAAATACCTGGAGGCCGGGGCGCGCGGGCGGGCCTCGCTGGCGATCCGCGCCCTGATGGACCTCACCCCGCGCGAGGCCGCGGTCCTGGAGGCGGACGGCACGGAGCGCAAAGTCCCGGCCGGCAGTGTCACGCCCGGGATGCTGATCCTGGTGCGCCCCGGGGAGCGGTTCCCGGTGGACGGCACAGTGGAGCACGGCGAGAGCGCGGTCAACGAGAGCATGCTCACCGGCGAGCCGCTGCCCGTGGACAAGAACCCAGGTAGCATCGTGTTCGGCGGCACGGTCAACGGCCAGGGACTCCTGACAGTGCGGGCCACGGGAGTGGGGGAGAGCACCGCCCTGGCGCAGATCGTGCGCCTGGTGCGCCAGGCACAGGCCGGCAAGGCCCCGATCCAGCGCCTGGCCGACCGCGTGGCCGCGGTGTTCGTGCCGGCGATTATAGTTATCGCCCTGCTCACTTTCGCGCTCTGGTGGTCTATTGGCGGGCAGTTTGTCCCGGCCATGGTGCGTCTGGTGGCGGTGCTGGTTATCGCCTGCCCCTGCGCCCTGGGCCTGGCCACACCCGTGGCGGTCATGGCCGCCGGGGGACGGGGGGCCAATATCGGCGTGCTGTTCAAGGACCCGGCCTCCCTGGAGCGCGCCGCGCGCCTGGACACTCTGATTTTCGACAAGACCGGCACCCTGACCCGCGGCGAGCCGGTGCTGGCCGAATGGCAGACCCTGGGCTCGTTCGAGCCGGAGCGGGTGTTGCGTTTCGCCGCCGCGGTCGAGAGCGGCTCGGAGCACCCCCTGGCCCGGGCAATCGTACGGGGCGCCCGGGAGCGGAACATCGCGTTCAACCGTCCTGAAAAATTTGTCTCAGTGAGCGGCCAGGGCGTGGAGGCTCTCTGCGAGGGAACCCGCGTGCGCGCCGGCAAGCTGGAATGGGTGTTCGGGGGAGGCGCACCGGGGCGGGACATCGAGTCCCTGGCAGCGAAACTTTCCGACCGCGAGGGCACTGTGGTGGCGCTCAGCCTGGATGGCGCACCGGCGGCGCTGTTCGCCCTGTCCGATCAGATCAAGGAAAACGCCGGGCCGACTTTGGACCGGATCCGCGCCCTGGGGATACACACCGTGCTGGTCACCGGTGACTCCCGTCCCGCGGCCCGCGCCGTGGCCACCGCGGTTGGGATCGAGGCTGTGGAGGCCTCGGTGCTGCCCGAGCGCAAGGCCGAGGTGGTGGCCTCGTTCCAGGCCCGCGGACGGGTGACCGGGTTCGTGGGGGATGGGATCAACGACGCCCCGGCCCTGGCGAAAGCGGATGTTGGGATCGCCATGGGCACGGGTACGGATGTGGCCCTGGAGGCCGGCGATGTCACCCTGGTGGGCGGCGAGCTGGCCGGTCTCTGGCGCGCGGTTGTCCTGGCCCGCGCCACATTGAAAGTGATCCGCCAGAACCTTTTCTGGGCCTTTTTCTACAACCTGGCCCTGATCCCGGCCGCTGCCGGGGCCCTACACTGGATGGCCTGGCTGCCCGCTTTCCTGCGCGACCTTCACCCCATGCTGGCCGCCGCGGCCATGGCCGCCTCCAGCCTGACTGTCGTGGGCAACTCGCTGCGCCTGTCCCGCCTGAGGTTCTGA
- a CDS encoding superoxide dismutase — MAAFQVPALPYAADALEPYIDEQTMRIHHDKHHQAYVDKLNAALQGHPELQSKSVEDLLRDLSAVPEAIRTAVRNHGGGHANHSFFWPLLKKDVAYGGPAAEAINSTFGSLDAFKEKFTAAAAGVFGSGWAWLVTSGGKLEIVATPNQDSPLSQGKTPVLGVDVWEHAYYLKYQNRRPEYLAAFFNVINWDTVNENLKKA; from the coding sequence ATGGCAGCATTTCAGGTGCCGGCGCTTCCGTACGCAGCGGACGCGCTCGAGCCGTACATCGATGAGCAGACCATGCGTATCCATCACGACAAGCACCACCAGGCCTATGTGGACAAGCTGAACGCCGCGCTGCAGGGTCACCCGGAGCTGCAGTCCAAGAGCGTGGAGGACCTGCTGCGCGATCTGTCGGCTGTGCCCGAGGCTATCCGCACCGCGGTGCGCAACCACGGCGGCGGACATGCCAACCACTCGTTCTTCTGGCCGTTGCTCAAAAAGGATGTCGCCTATGGCGGCCCGGCGGCCGAGGCGATCAACAGTACGTTCGGCTCGCTGGATGCGTTCAAGGAGAAATTCACGGCCGCGGCGGCCGGGGTGTTCGGCAGCGGTTGGGCCTGGCTTGTGACCTCGGGCGGCAAGCTGGAGATTGTCGCCACGCCCAACCAGGACAGCCCGCTCAGCCAGGGCAAGACCCCGGTGCTGGGCGTGGATGTCTGGGAGCACGCCTATTACCTGAAGTACCAGAACCGCCGTCCCGAGTACCTGGCGGCGTTCTTTAACGTAATCAACTGGGACACGGTCAACGAGAACCTGAAAAAGGCGTAG